ATGGATACGAGATAACCGGGAAGCCCTTTTCAGGCCAGACGGTTTTTGAAATCCTCGTAAACAAAACTGCGCAGCACCTCGAGCTGGCCCGTTTCCGGTTCGTAGGTGCAGATGTGCGGATGCTGGATACCGTTGAATGTCGTGGTTTTCACCATGGTGTAATGGGCCATGTCGAGAAACGCAAGACGTTGCCCCGGCGCCAGGGGGGTGTTGAAAGACCAGTCGCCGATCACGTCCCCCGCCAGGCAGGAAGGGCCGCCGAGACGGTAGGTAAAGGGTTGTTCCCCGGCGTCGAAGCCGCCGTGGATGCCGGGGCGGTAGGGCATCTCCAGCACATCCGGCATGTGACAGGTGGCGGAAACATCGAGGATCGCCGTGGAGACCTGATTGTGCACCACGTCCAGCACTTCACTGACCAGCAGGCCGGTGCCGATGGCGATGGCTTCGCCGGGCTCCAGGTATACTTCCACCCCGTATTTGCCCCGGAAGTGCCTGATCAGCTCGACCAGGCCGTCGATATCGTAGCCCTCGCGGGTGATATGATGGCCGCCGCCGAAGTTGAACCATTTCATGCCCGGCAGAAAACAGCCGAACTTGTCTTCCACGACCGCCGCGGTGCGGGACAACGGCTCGAACAACTGTTCGCACAAGGTATGGAAGTGCAGACCTTCAACCCCGGCGAGGGAGCGTCCCTCAAACTCCGCACGGGGAATGCCGAGACGTGAACCGGGGGCGCAGGGATCGTAGATGGCCGTGTGACCCTCGGAGTGCTCCGGATTGATGCGCAGTCCGATGGAAACACGACCTTTCTGTTTTTCCCACAGCGGGCGGAACCGCTCCAGCTGGGCAAAGGAATTGAACACCAGATGGTTGGAGATGCCCAGCAGTTCAACCACGTCGCTTTGCTTGAAAGCGGCGGCGAAACTGTGTACCTCGCGGCCAAACTCCTCCCGGCCAAGTCGTGCTTCCCATGGCGAGCTGGCGCAGACCCCGTGCAGGGTCTGCCGGATCAGCGGAAACACCCTCCACAGTGCAAAGGCCTTGAGGGCCAGCAGGATTTTGGCGCCGCTGCGCCGCTGCACCCGGTCGAGGATCTCCAGGTTATGGCGCAGCCGGCCCAGATCGATCACGTAAGCCGGGGAGGGTGCCAGTTCCAGAATTTTGGGAATGTCGATACCGGTCACAATGGCCTCGTTTCAGAAGTTTGCAGCTTACAGCTTACAGCTGATAACTGATTTAAAGCTCCGGCCATTCGCCGCCGTCGATGACCACGGTGGGCAGCCCCATGGGGGCGAGGGTTTCGAGGAACGGCTCCGGATCGAACTGCTCCATGTTAAAGACCCCTTCGCCTCGCCATTTGCCGGTCAGCATCATCATGGCGCCGACGGCGGCCGGTACGCCGGTGGTGTAGCTGATGGCCTGGGAGTTGACTTCTTTGAAGCAGGCTTCATGATCGCAGATGTTGTAGATATAGACCTGTTTGCGCTTGCCGTCCTTGATGCCGCGGGCGATGACGCCGATGCAGGTGCGTCCCTTGGTCAGCGGGCCGAGGCTGCCGGGGTCGGGCAGCACCGCCTTGAGAAACTGCAGGGGGACGATCTTCTGTCCCTGGAATTCGACCTCGTCGATGCGGGTCATGCCGACGTTCTGCAGCACCTCCAGGTGCTTGAGATAGTTGTCGGAAAAGGTCATCCAGAATTGGGCTTTCTTGATGGTCGGGATATGCTTGACCAGCGACTCCATCTCCTCATGATACATGCGGTAGATGTTCATCGGCCCGATACCTTCGGGAAAATCGAAGCTGCGCCTGGTGGACAGCGGCGCGGTTTCGACCCAGTCGCCGTTTTCCCAGTGACGGCAGGGGCGGTCACCTCGCGGATATTGATCTCCGGGTTGAAATTGGTGGCAAAGGGCTGGCCGTGGCTGCCGGCGTTGGCGTCGATGATGTCGATTTCGTGGATTTCATCGAGGTATTTCCTGGCGGCCAGGGCGGTATAGACGTTGGTCACGCCCGGGTCGAAGCCGCTGCCGAGCAGCGCCATCAGGCCTTTTTCCCTGAACCGGTCATGGTAGGCCCACTGCCAGCTGTACTCGAATTTGGCGGTCTCCAGCGGCTCGTAGTTGGCGGTGTCGAGGTAATCGACCCCCGTCTCCAGGCAGGCATCCATGATGGTCAGGTCCTGGTAGGGCAGGGCCACGTTGAGAACCAGCTGCGGCTGCTCCTGTTTGATCAGAGTCACCAGTTCGGGGACATTGTCCGCATCGACCTGCGCGGTTTTGATGGGGAAATCAGGGATCTCCGCGGCAATGGCATCGCACTTGGACCTGGTCCGGGAAGCCAGCGTGATAGCGCTGAACACATTTTTGGCCTGGGCACATTTGTGGGTTACGACACGTCCGACACCACCTGCACCGATAATCAGCACTTTGCTCATGATTTTATCCTTTTTGGTTTAAGAGCCTGAAGCCATTCAGCGGGTAAAAAGTATAAGATCCTGGAGTCATCGAGATGCTTGCCCTGTCTCCCGGTGTGCCATGGAAGCCGGGACTCTGTTATTTCCCTTTGTAGTCAAAGGTTGGCGGAGTCACGACCCATAAAATTTTCGCCGGCCCCTTGCCGATGTTTCTGACCGCATGCCGCCGATCCGAGGTGAAGAAGAAGCATTCGTTTTTTTTCACCGTGTAAGCTTTATCGTCGAGGCGCACCTGAATGCGGCCCAGCAGCACGAAGCCGAACTCTTCGCCTTCGTGAATATCCTGTTCCTCCATCTCGGCGCCGGGTTCCAGCGTTACCAGGGCCGGATCCATCTCGCGGTTCTGGGCGCCGGGGACCAGCAGCTCCACCTTCACCGCGTCGCCGGTGCCAGCCGGTTGTACACGGTGCCCGGCGCCGAACACCACATCGGCATCGACGGGATCGGTGAAAAACTCCTGCATGCTTACACCGAACACATCGAGGATATCCTTCAATGTGGCGATGGACGGACAGGCGGCATCGTTCTCCAGTTGGGAGATGTAGCCCTTGGTCAGGTCGGCGCGGTTGCCAAGCTCTTCCTGGGTGAGCGAGTTGATCATCCTGAGCCGCTTGAGTTTTTCTCCGATATTCAAAACGCGCTCCGTGGTTCGGGCAAAAATGCCGGTCAGGGAAAAATCAGGCGCTGATAATAGGGGTTTTGACCGGATTGTCAATACAAAAGTTTAGGTATTATAAACCGCTTGAATACTGATTTTTACCTGAATCCCGGGCGCTGGAATCCGGTATCATGGGTAGATGGTTATTTTTCCAAGGGTTTTTATTTTTTTTGGACGTCTATCGATTTTCTTTGAAGTATAACAAAATGCATCAATCGCGTGGAACTTCAGTGGATTTTCATGGTTTTTTACATTGGCAGGAAGAAAAGCTCAGCCTTTTGCTCCGCTCCCAAGCGGCGAAAGCAGCACCAGTCGCTGCGTCAGGGCATGTGTCTCTGCCCTGACCGTCGGGTCGAGTTTTTTCACCCAATGGCGGGGGAAAGCATCGTCGGCATAGAAGGCGCCAGCGATCATGCCGGCGATGGCACCGGTGGTGTCGGCGTCTCCACCCTGGTTCACCACACCCGTGAGGCATTCTTCAAAATTACCGGTGCCGAAAAAGTAGTGGAAGACAGTTTGCAGGGTTTCCACAATGTAAGCCGAGGCTTGTCCCCGATAATTTTTGCAGTGGAACTTGGGGTGTTCGGCGCCCAGTTCCCGAACCAGCGCATGGAGTTGCGGCCGATTGGCCCCCAGCAGAGCTCTCTGCACCAGTTTTCCAACGGTCAGACAGGCGGCATCGGAGAGGGGATGGTTGTGGGTGAGCCTGGCTTGTTCCAGGGCGCAGCGTTGCAGCAGTGTCTCATCGCCAAGGGTAAACAGGGCCACCGGCAACATACGCATGGCGGCGCCATTGCCGGCATCCCAGTCGCTTGGGGGCTTTTCCAGACGGCCGGTGAGGATGTAGTCGCTGATGCCGCGCCGGCATGTGGCGCCGACGTCGATCGGTTTGCTGCGCAGCCAGGCGGCTAAGTGGTCGGCCACGCGACGCAGGCTCCAGCCTCCTGCTTCGTCGATGGCGCGGGCGATGCACAAGCTCATTTCGGTATCGTCGGTGACTTTGCCCGGTTTGAGATGCAGCCAGCCGCCGCCGATGATGCGACGGTGAACCTTGTACTGCTGGCGGATTTCCGCGGGCGTGAGAAATTCGGTGGTGGCACCCAGCGCGTCGCCGATGGCCAGCCCCAGGAAGGCGGAGCGGGCGCGGTGGATGAGATGTTCCAGGGTGCTTCCATCGACAGTCATCGAAAGCCTCCCGTAATGATCTCGACTTCGTATTCGCCGCCGATCACCAGGTTTTCTTCTTCGCCCCGCAGCAATGCCGAACAAAACAGGCCGCTGAAAAACAGGATCTTGCTGGCGGGAACCTTTGCGGCCAATACCCTGGAGCCGAACTCCCAGGCACGTTCGAAATGGCTCGTGAAGGAATTGAGATTGTTCAGGCGCACTACGCAATGGTGGGGGGCTTGCTGTTCCAGCACGGGATGTTCGGCAAAATCGTAGATGCCGCGGTACATCTCGAATAGCGTCTGCCCCGCATGGCGGCGTTGCAATTCGTACTGGGCGAATTCGAACAGCAGATCGAACTGGGCCTGAATGGCGCTGCTGCGGGCGCTGCCGCGCATGCGGTCGATGAGGTAGGCCTGGTAGGCCTCGGACTGGATGCTGGCAATCGGCTGTCCGTGGTAGGTCGGGGCGAGTCCGAAGCGGCTTTCGACCCAGCCTTTGAGCACGGCGCCCTCACGGCCGTTGGCATCGAACATCCAGCCGCGTAAAAACCGCAGGTAACTGTTTTTCAGGCTTTTGCGGCCACCGGCGGTTTTCTGTTGCTGCCACTGGTGTAACTGGAAGGTAACGTCCATGTAGTCATGGAAAATCGCCGTACGCCGCCTTGGATCGGTCTCCGCGTCGAGCAATCTGAAAAAGCCGGCGTGGCCGCGGCGTACGCCCTGCAATTCCAGAGGCTTTGGATAGCGGTTGAAGTGCCGTGAGGCGATGACCCAGGGAGGCAGGGAGCAGTAATTGGTGCAGCAGGATTGCACGGCGTGGTTTACTCCTGGGTCAAGAGGATGGCTTGTGCAACTTCCGTGAGGGTTTTCCGCTTGTTCATGGCCATGCGCTGAATTTTCCGGTAGGCCTCCTGCTCCGAAAGTCCTTGCTGCATCAGAACACCCTTGGCCTTTTCTATGAACTTGCGCGATTCCAGGGTTTCCTTGAGTTTGGCGACTTCCTGGCGCAGATGCGCGATCTCGACAAAATGATGTATGGCCAGATCAACGGCCGGGAACAGCTGGTCCTCGCGAAACGGTTCGACGACATAATTGGCGATTCCCGCCAGACGGGCTTTTTCGATGGTCGCGTGGTCTGCCCGGGTCGTCAGCAGGACGATGGGGCGGGGCATTTTTTGCTGATTATTTCAGCAGCGGTGATGCCGTCCATGACCGGCATGATGTAATCCATGACGATCAGCAGCGGATGATGGGCCTGGGTCATGTCGATGGCCTGTTGGCCGTTTTCCGCCTCCAGAATATCGGTGAATCCGTACTTCATCAGGGACTCGGCCAGGCGGCTTCGAATATCGGGTTTATCGTCTACAACCAGAACGCTTTTCACGAAGGGGGCCTCCAGGGGGATATGCGATAGGGCACCATCGGATACATCGGATCTTTCTGCATATTCGGTGCCTGTTTCACGCCGGTTTGGCACGCGTTGCACGGGCGGGGCGAACGGTCCATTGCATGGGATTGGATGAGCGGTTGTCAATATTGACAACGGGTTTGACTTGGGTGACGCAGTTCGCTATATTTTATCTGATATAGCGACGCCTCGCTTAAGTGTTTTTTGCACGCTTTTGGCTGCGCAGGCGCCTGACAATTCTTCAGGGGAGACATGAGGAGGTAGTAAAATGGGAAAAGGACTGGTGCGTCACGTTTTCGTCATGGTTTGTCTGGCAGCGGCAGCGATGCTGCCGTCGTCGGCGTTTGCCGCGCCCGCGGGCAAGCTCATCGTTTTTCATGCTGGCAGCCTGGCGGTGCCTTTTCAGGCCATGGAAAAGGCCTTTGAGGCCAAATATCCCGCCGTGGATGTGCAACGCGAGGCCGGTGGCAGCACCAAGATGGCGCGTTTGATTTCCGAAGTCGGCAAGCCCGCCGATATCATGGCGTCGGCCGATTACACAGTTATCGATAAAACCCTGATTCCCGATAACGCGGCGGTCAACATTCGCTTCGCCACCAATCAGCTGGTGCTCTGCTATACGGACAAGAGCAAATTCGCCAAGGAAATCAATGCCGACAACTGGTACAAAATTCTGCAGCGCAAGGGGGTGGTGTGGGGGCATTCCGATCCCAATCTCGACCCTTGTGGTTACCGCAGCCTGATGGTTCTGCAGCTGGCGGAAAAATTCCATGAGATTCCCGGACTTTACAACAAGCTTCTGGCCAATCGTCCCAAGGAAAACGTGCGTCCCAAATCGGTGGAACTGATCACTCTGCTGCAGAACGGGGACATGGATTATGCCTGGGAATACCGCTCGGTAGCTGTGCAGCATGGTCTTAAATATGTAACCCTCGACGATCACATCAATCTCGGCAATTATCAGCTGGACGATTTTTACAAGCAGGCCACCGTTCAGGTCACCGGCGACAAGCCCGGTACTTTCATTACCCGTGTCGGAGGGTCGGTGACCTACGGCGTGACCCTGATCAACGATGCGCCCAACCCGGAAGCGGCGGAAGCCTTCATGGCCTACCTGCTGGACCCTGAAGGCGGATTGAAGATTCTCGACGAAATGGGGCAGCCGGCATTCATCCCGGCACGCGTGCCGAGCGACGAAATGCATTCGAAGCTGCCGGCAACCCTGCGGCCGCTGGTCGAGGTCAGGAAGTAGGTCTGAGTGGCTGTCAAGTGTGATGATGGCAAGGTGGGGGCTGCGGGTGAAACTGCCGGTAAAAGGCGGGTGTCTCTCGGCAGCCCCTTTCTTTACGTAACCTTTTTCTGCAGTACGGCGGTATTGCTGTTTATCGTCATGCCGTTGTTCCAGATGGTGTCCCAACCCTCTCTCGGAGCCTTGCACGAGACCATCCGCGATCCGGAGGTGCTGTCGTCTATCTGGCTGTCGGTGTACACGGCGGTGATCGCGGCGGCGATCGCTTTTGTCTTCGGTACGCCGCTGGCCTACCTGCTGGCCCGGCACGATTTTGTCGGCAAAAAGCTGGTAGAGAGCATCGTCGATCTGCCGATCATGATTCCGCATCCGGTGGTCGGTATTGCCATTCTCAGCCTGCTGGGGAGAGGCCATCCCCTGGGGCAGTTGATGGCCAAGGTCGGGCTGCGCATCATGGGGAGCGTCACCGGCATCATCGTGGTGCTGACCTTTGTCGGTTTGCCTTTTTATCTGAATGCCGCCAAATCGGGGTTTGAAAGTGTGCCGGTGCGTCTGGAAAATGTTTCCCGGAGTCTCGGTGCCAGTCGCGCGGCCACCTTTTTTCGTGTCACCTTTCCCCTCAGTTGGCGGCATATGCTTGGCGGTGTGATCATGTGCGCGGCCCGGGCGGTGAGCGAATTCGGGGCGGTGGTGATCGTCGCCTATCATCCCATGATCGCACCGGTGCTGATGTACGAGCGGTTTACGGCTTACGGTCTCAAATATTCCCAGCCGGTCGGGGTGTGGCTGATTCTGGTCTGTCTGCTGTTGTTTATGGCGCTGCGCCTGGTGTCTTTGCCGAGCAAGGTGGAACGATGATCAAACTGGAAAATCTGAGTGTCAAGCTGCCGGGGTTTGCCGTGCGGAACGTGAATCTGCAGGTGGCTCCTGGTGAATTCTTCGCGCTGCTGGGTCCGACAGGGGCGGGCAAGACGGTCGTATTGGAATCCATCGCGGGGTTGCTGCATATCACCGCCGGAAAGGTAAGGGTGGCAGGCCGGGACATGACGCGGTTGCCGCCCGAAAAGCGACGCATCGGCATTGTCTATCAGGACTATGCCCTGTTTCCCCATCTGACGGTGATGGACAATATCTGTTATGGCCTGCGGTACTTCAATCAGGATACCAAGGCGGCCCGCCAGCGAATCGGCGACCTGGTCGACCTGCTGGGCATTGCCGGGATCGTGCACCGGCGGCCGTTGCATTTGAGCGGCGGCGAAAAGCAGCGGGTGTGTCTGGCGCGGGCCTTGAGCGTCAATCCGGAAGTGCTGCTCCTGGATGAGCCGCTGTCGGCTCTCGACCCCAATTTCCGTGAAGATATCCGCCGTTTGCTGAAAAATCTGCACGGCGAGTTGGGCATCACCTTCATGATGGTGACGCACGATTTTAACGAGGCTTTGTATCTGGCCGACCGTATCGGTGTGATGCGGCAGGGGCGCATGGAGCAGATCGGAACCACCGAAGATGTGTTTTTACGCCCCGCCACCCCCTTTGTCGCGGAATTTGTCGGCATGAAAAACATCTTCGAAGTCGCTTTGTCCGGACAACAGGCGGTTTTCGGTGGCCTGAATTTTCCCATGGCGGAGCCTGGCGGCGACAAGCGAGGGGTGCTGGCCATCCGTCCCGAGGATATCGTGCTGCAGCGCGAGGACGGATTCGAGGGTGGATTTGTGCGCTATGCCGGGGTGATCGAGCAGATCGTCCCGGCCGGGCTCTGGCATGAAGTCAGTGTCCGTTGTCAGCAGGCCCTGTTTAAAACGGTAATAGACCGAAAAACCGTGCTCTCGCAAGGTTACGGCGAGGGGGACGCGGTTTTTCTGGGCTTTGACAAGGACGCGGCACGGGTGTTCTGACGGCAGTGAAGTCGTTTACCGCTGGTTCGTTGCCAATGGCCTTGGGGTGTTAAATTGCGGAGAGGAATTGGATATGATGGCAGTAAAAACGTTTTTCAGGTTTGTGGCAACCGCGCTGGTGCTTCTGTGCGTTTTGCCGGTTGGAGAGGCGCTGGCCGCGCCCAGGGGCAAACTGATCATTTTTCATGCCGGCAGTCTGACGGTGCCTTTCGCGGCCATGGAAAAAGAATTCGAAGCGCGTTATCCCGGTGTCGACGTGCAGCGCGAATCGGGTGGCAGCACCCGCATGGCGCGCCTGATTTCCGAGGTTGGCAAGCCGGCCGATTTGATGGCTTCGGCGGATTTTCAGGTCATCGATCACAGCCTGATACCGGGGCTGGCCGATTTCAATATCCGTTTCGCCAGTAACGAACTGGTTTTAACCTATGCGGAAGGCAGCAAGTTCGCCGATGTGATCGATTCCGGCAACTGGTTCGAGATTCTGGGGAAGCCCGGTGTTGTCTGGGGGCATTCCGATCCCAACATCGATCCCGGCGGCTATCGCAGCCTGATGGCCATTCAGCTGGCCGAGAAATTTTACAAGCGGCCCGGCCTCTACAAGCGCCTGCTGGCCAACCGTCCAAAAACAAACCTGCGGGACAAGTCGGTCAGCCTGACCTCCATGGTGCAGAACGGGGATATGGATTATGCCTGGGCGTATCGTTCCATCGCCCTGCAGCATCGCATGAAGTTCGTTACCCTTGACGAGCACATCAATCTGGCCAATATCGCCCACGATGCATTTTATCGCACCGTCAGCGTGCGGGTGACGGGAGAGCGGCCCGGCTCCTATATCGATCGCCAGGGCCGGTTTGTCGCCTATGGCATCACCATGCTCAAGGACGCACCGAACCGCGAGGCCGCCGAGGCTTTTCTGGCCTATCTCCTGGATCCGGCGGGTGGGCAGAAAATCCTCGATCAACACGGCCAGCCGCCCTTCAGCAAACCTTTTGTTTCCAGCAAGGCGATGCATGACAAACTTCCGCAGAGATTAAAAAGTCTGGTTTTTGTAACGCGTTAGTTATAGAATTCTATTTTTCCTTTCCTGAACGGCTGTGTGCAGGTCTGGCCGGTTCGTTCGATGCGGGATAAGGGAATTTTTTTCAACCTTACCGGGGAGGTTTTTTACAATGAAGAGGGTCGTCGGTTTCGTGATCGTCGCGCTTTTGTGCGGTTTTTTGCCGGGTACGTTGGTTTATGCGGAAATCGCTGAGAATCAGGGGCTTTTTCATCGGCAGATCAAGCTTTACACCGGCGATGCCCAGGACTCATATCTGCTTGTTTTCCCCGTCGAGGTGACGCAGCCGGGAAGGGTCGAATGCGAATTCAAGCTGCTGCGCCCCGATGAGGAACGTTACCAAAGGACCCTGGAAAAAATCCGTCAGGAGCGGGGCAAGGCCTTCATGTTCCGCTGGTCGTTGGTCGATTCCCGGTTTTTTGACCAGAAAAAACCGATGGAGCCCGGGAAATTTCAGCAGTGGCTGCAGGAAGCCAACAACTACAACCCGGTCGAATATCTTGCCGGCGACCAGATCCGCGGCATGGTCAGAGGCGCCAAGGCGGCACTCGATTTCGTGTTTGGCAAGAAAAAGAAGAAGCAGGCGCCGGTTTATCTGCACGGTTACAGCCAAAGCGTGAGGTTTCCGCACACGCCGGACAATCATGTCACGACCGGCCGCATGCGCCACGATATCGATTTCAACGAACTTGCACAGACCCAGGGGATGTATTTTCTGGTGCTGGAGAACTTCAGTCAGCTCACCCCCGAACTTGAAGTGAAGGTTTCCTTCCCGGGCAAGCAGCACCAGGTGGACAAGGACTTCCTGCTGCCGCGCGATCTCGGCATCACCGCATTGCAGGTTCATGGGGACCATGTCTATGTCGAGGTGCAAAATCTTGGCGAAGCCAGCTTGCCGCAGGAACTGTATACCCGCAAGGGCAAGGATGCTGCGACGCTGATGCTGTGGCTGGATGGCAAGAGCTGGGGGGGCGTTACCCTGGCGAGACTGGATCCGGCAAAAAATCTGCTCGAACCGGGTGGCAAGGCCGGCTATACCTTCAAGGTCGCGGTGGCCGACAACTCCGAAGTTGTTTCGAAGCTCACTCTGCCGAAATTCGAGGATGCCGATGCCGGCAACAACGAAAAAAAACAGCTTCGCAGGGCCTTGCTGAAGGGCCTGACCCCCATCAAGGAGTTGCAGCCCTGATCTGTGTCACTCGCGACTCCGAAAGGTCGGTCGCGTCTGGGGATTTAACCCGGGTTCTGCCGAGAGCGGTTTGCGTGAAAGCTCCGGCGCGCTGGAAGTATCGCGCGCCGGAGCTTTTTGTCTGGCGCGGACCGGGCCGGAGCCGCGCGATTCATGATCATCATTTTGCCGTGGACATGCAGGGGCTGCTGACTTAAAATACCGCTTTGCACACTGCGGCGATCTTCCTGCGCACCTTTCCGCTCATTCTCCTACTCAATCCATGACCACACTCCGCCTTCGGGCGGTTCTGTTTTTGAGCGGGAAAGAGCATGGCCGTGCCGGGCGGATGGCAATCTATAACCTTATAACATCAGCGAGTCGGAACCATGGATATTCTTTCGAAAGTAAGGGAACGTCACGCAGAAACCTACGATCTGCACAAAAAATATATCAACCCTCAGTTCGTGCGGGTGCTGGAGGTTATCGGCTTCAATCGCAACTACGTCAGCGGCAAGGGGGCACGCCTTATCGATTCCGACGGGCGCGAGGTGCTCGATTTCCTGGCCGGCTTCGGCGTCTTCAATATCGGGCGCAACCACCCCCTGGTGGCTCAGGTGCTGCATCAGATGCTCGATTCCGATCCGGCCAACATGGTGCAGATGGATCTGGGAGGCATTTCCGGCCTGCTGGCCGAGGCCCTGGCCAAAATCACGCCTGGCGATCTGGATGCGGTATTTTTTACCAACTCCGGAGCTGAAAGTGTGGAAGGGGCGCTGAAGTTTGCTCGCCAGGCGACACGTCGCCACAAGGTTGTGCACTGCCATCACGCCTTCCACGGACTGACCCTCGGGGCGCTCTCGGTCAACGGCAACCGTGAGTTCCGCGATTTTAACGAACCGCTGCTGCCCGGCTGTATCCAGGTGCCCTTCAACGATCTGGAGGCCCTGGAGCGCGCCCTGTCCGGCGGTGATGTGGCGGCGTTTATCGTCGAACCGATACAGGGCAAAGGGGTGTTCGTGCCGGATGACGATTACCTTCCCGGCGCCCGCCGCCTTTGTGACAAATACGGAACGCTGTTGATCGCTGACGAGGTGCAGACCGGTTTCGGGCGTACCGGCAAGATGTTCGCCGTCGATCACTGGGATGTGGTGCCGGATGTCATGGCGGTTTCCAAGGCGCTGTCCGGCGGGTTCGTCCCGGTTGGCGCGGTGATCACGCGGCGCTCGGTTCACGCCAGGGTTTTTGACAGCATGGATCGCTGTTTCGCCCACTCCAACACCTTTGGCCAGAACGATCTGGCGATGGCCGCCGGATTGGCGACCCTCGAAGTGCTGCAGAGTGAAAATCTCCCGGCACGGGCCGCCGAAACCGGGACCTACATTCTCGATGGTCTGCGCGAAAAAGCTCAGCGCTACGAGATGCTGCACGAAATACGGGGCAAGGGCCTGATGATCGGCATGCAGTTCGGTGAGCCCAGATCCCTGACACTCAAGGCTGGCTGGAAACTGGTGCATAAGATGAATGCGGATCTTTTCGGGCAGATGATTACCATGCCGCTGATGGAAAAACATCACATTCTGACTCAGGTGGCGGGCCACGGTCTCGATACCGTCAAGATTCTGCCGCCGCTGGTTATCGGGAAACAGGAGGCGGACATGTTCCTTGACGCCATGGAAACCGTTCTCAAGGACGTTCATCGGTTCCCCGGTTCGGCCTGGGCCACGACCAAGGACCTGGCCATGCGCACCATGAAGAGCGCCTGATCATGTTTGAAACCCTGCAGAACAGATTGCTGGCCGGGCTTTGGCACCTGATTTCCCGCGCGCCGCGCAGCGTTGTGTGGTGCGCGGTGTTTCTGGCCGCGGCATCGACACTGGTCTCGGTGCTGTTTTTGCGCCTTGACAGCGATCAGGACAAGCTTGTCTCCCGGGACCTGCCCTATCAGCAGCGCTATCTGGAAGTGCTGCGGAATTTCGGGGACCAGGAATATCTCTATGTCGTGATCCAGGCCGGGGCGGAAGAGCAGGGCAGAACCCGCGCCAGGGCCTTCGCCGATGCGCTGGCGACGCGTTTAAAAGCAGCTCCCGATCAGATCCAGGAGATTCACTACCGCACCACCGCCAGC
This portion of the Syntrophotalea acetylenica genome encodes:
- a CDS encoding aspartate aminotransferase family protein gives rise to the protein MDILSKVRERHAETYDLHKKYINPQFVRVLEVIGFNRNYVSGKGARLIDSDGREVLDFLAGFGVFNIGRNHPLVAQVLHQMLDSDPANMVQMDLGGISGLLAEALAKITPGDLDAVFFTNSGAESVEGALKFARQATRRHKVVHCHHAFHGLTLGALSVNGNREFRDFNEPLLPGCIQVPFNDLEALERALSGGDVAAFIVEPIQGKGVFVPDDDYLPGARRLCDKYGTLLIADEVQTGFGRTGKMFAVDHWDVVPDVMAVSKALSGGFVPVGAVITRRSVHARVFDSMDRCFAHSNTFGQNDLAMAAGLATLEVLQSENLPARAAETGTYILDGLREKAQRYEMLHEIRGKGLMIGMQFGEPRSLTLKAGWKLVHKMNADLFGQMITMPLMEKHHILTQVAGHGLDTVKILPPLVIGKQEADMFLDAMETVLKDVHRFPGSAWATTKDLAMRTMKSA
- the wtpA gene encoding tungstate ABC transporter substrate-binding protein WtpA, which translates into the protein MAVKTFFRFVATALVLLCVLPVGEALAAPRGKLIIFHAGSLTVPFAAMEKEFEARYPGVDVQRESGGSTRMARLISEVGKPADLMASADFQVIDHSLIPGLADFNIRFASNELVLTYAEGSKFADVIDSGNWFEILGKPGVVWGHSDPNIDPGGYRSLMAIQLAEKFYKRPGLYKRLLANRPKTNLRDKSVSLTSMVQNGDMDYAWAYRSIALQHRMKFVTLDEHINLANIAHDAFYRTVSVRVTGERPGSYIDRQGRFVAYGITMLKDAPNREAAEAFLAYLLDPAGGQKILDQHGQPPFSKPFVSSKAMHDKLPQRLKSLVFVTR